From the genome of Plasmodium malariae genome assembly, chromosome: 9, one region includes:
- the PmUG01_09035200 gene encoding conserved Plasmodium protein, unknown function: MSEDQIKMNDENMTKEEREVLIEANTKKEWESNGQWLKRKEFLLKMLKYHKKNNVKIDVDKFSKMGHIFYNMKYLSCTYSSQVVDEMNKYQDS; the protein is encoded by the coding sequence ATGTCAGAAGATCAAATCAAAATGAACGATGAAAATATGACGAAAGAAGAAAGAGAAGTTTTAATTGAGGcaaatacaaaaaaggaaTGGGAGTCCAACGGGCAGTggttaaaaagaaaagaatttcttttaaaaatgttaaaatatcacaaaaagaataatgttaaaattgATGTAGATAAGTTTTCAAAAATGggtcatatattttacaacaTGAAATACCTTAGCTGTACCTATAGCTCGCAGGTTGTAGATGAAATGAACAAATACCAAGATAGTTGA
- the ThrRS gene encoding threonine--tRNA ligase, putative, with the protein MKKISMILCLIVTNICINIKNLLFISSVKKNSSSLLNTVKKHRSIYFLKNFININKLTNWNTFKRKKKKIIKFSCYSFGNPIHPNNFNVNMMEGLKKAVLVGENPAYIKERLAKYNELKEKKRLDTELQIKNDEHFKKNINIELLDGSIRVGECHVTTPFHIASSISKKLAEDSIVSKITYLEKVDLELCDIEDAEENSNVSGSGNGNDSGNSAENKHCSGGRTPMLWDMNVPLIGNCKIEFLNIEHEEAKKIFWHSSAHILGSSLEKIFGGYLTIGPALSEGFYYDIFLGNYAISNEHYKRIEDEFAKLTKENVEFEKVVCTKEEVLELFKYNPFKLELIKSKIPDNKKTSVYKCGEFIDLCLGPHIRNTGKVKAFKVLKNSSAYWLGKKDNDSLQRVYGISFQKKNELTDYLTFLEDAKKRDHRNVGKKLNFFFFEKDMSPGSGFWFSNGAKIFNKLIDFMRREYRLRKYEEVITPNVFSCDLWKTSGHYQNYKDCMFIFNVENKEWGMKPMNCPGHCIMFKQMNVSYRSLPIRLADFGVLHRNEITGSLSGLTRVRRFQQDDAHIFCSFEQITKEVVNTLHFLFFVYDLFGFKYELFLSTRPKKFIGNISTWDFAEQSLKDALNSVNVEWKLNEGDGAFYGPKIDILVRDSINRTHQCGTIQLDFQLPIRFNLQYKNKDFGVLEDDNEKKEHADLENGSTGGGETKKDYGYDGGNDNDDGNHDRAANLECGNYSGGVQSASDDLLKKGFDRPVIIHRAILGSVERFVAILIEHTAGKLPFWLSPRQAIVLPVSDKFNKYAYYVYETLNNNFFDVDVDASMNTLNKKIREAQLKQFNFILVVGEKELTTNTVTVRDRDDPNNQQVYSVNDIVNKFKEMLEVNSCKFNQIIPFQ; encoded by the coding sequence atgaaaaaaataagtatgaTCCTTTGCCTAATCGTTACGAACATTTgtattaacataaaaaatttgttgtTCATATCATCTGTAAAGAAAAACAGTAGTAGCTTACTAAATACGGTGAAAAAGCATCGTtcgatatattttttgaaaaattttattaatataaacaaattgaCGAATTGGAATACATttaaaaggaagaaaaaaaagattattaaGTTTAGTTGCTATTCATTTGGAAATCCTATACATCCCAATAATTTTAACGTAAATATGATGGAGGGCTTAAAAAAAGCTGTGCTTGTCGGAGAGAATCCTgcatatattaaagaaagattagcaaaatataatgagttaaaagagaaaaaaaggcTGGATACAgaattacaaataaaaaatgatgaacattttaaaaagaatataaacaTAGAACTACTGGATGGATCTATCAGGGTTGGAGAATGTCATGTTACAACTCCTTTTCATATAGCTAGCTCGATTTCAAAAAAGCTAGCTGAGGATTCCATAGTGtcaaaaattacatatttagaGAAAGTAGACCTGGAATTATGTGATATAGAGGATGCAGAGGAAAACAGCAACGTGAGTGGAAGTGGCAATGGCAACGACAGTGGAAACAGTGCAGAGAATAAACACTGTAGTGGGGGACGTACTCCCATGCTGTGGGATATGAACGTGCCTCTAATAGGAAATTGCAAAATTGAGTTTCTGAATATTGAACATGAAGAAGCAAAGAAGATCTTCTGGCATTCATCTGCACACATATTAGGTAGCAGTTTAGAGAAAATATTTGGAGGGTACTTAACAATTGGTCCTGCGTTAAGTGAAGGattttattatgatatatttttaggaAATTATGCTATCAGTAATGAACATTATAAAAGGATTGAAGATGAGTTTGCCAAattaacaaaagaaaatgtGGAATTTGAAAAAGTTGTATGTACAAAGGAAGAAGTATTAGAgctatttaaatataacccttttaaattagaattaataaaatcaaaaataccagataataaaaaaacttcTGTATATAAATGTGGAGAGTTTATAGATTTATGTTTAGGTCCTCATATTAGAAATACTGGGAAAGTGAAAGCTTTTAAAGTATTAAAGAATTCATCTGCATATTGGTTAGGAAAGAAAGATAATGATAGTTTACAAAGAGTGTATGGTATatcttttcaaaaaaaaaatgaactcACAGATTACTTAACATTTCTTGAAGAcgcaaaaaaaagagatcATAGAAATgtaggaaaaaaattaaattttttcttttttgaaaaagataTGTCCCCAGGATCTGGATTTTGGTTTTCTAATGgagcaaaaatatttaataagcTAATCGACTTTATGAGAAGAGAATATCgattaagaaaatatgagGAGGTAATAACTCCAAATGTATTTAGTTGCGATTTATGGAAAACTTCTGGCCATTATCAAAATTACAAAGATTGtatgttcatatttaatgtagaaaataaagaatggGGTATGAAACCTATGAATTGTCCAGGTCATTGTATTATGTTTAAACAAATGAATGTTTCCTATCGTTCTTTGCCCATACGTTTAGCCGACTTTGGTGTCTTACATAGAAATGAAATAACAGGTAGTTTGAGTGGTTTAACTAGGGTTAGAAGGTTTCAACAAGATGATGCACATATCTTTTGCTCTTTTGAGCAAATAACAAAAGAAGTTGTAAACACacttcattttcttttctttgtatatgatttatttggttttaaatatgaattatttttatcaacaCGACCTAAGAAATTTATTGGAAACATATCTACATGGGACTTTGCTGAACAATCATTAAAAGATGCTTTAAATTCGGTAAATGTCGAATGGAAATTAAATGAAGGAGATGGAGCTTTTTACGGACCCAAAATTGATATATTGGTAAGGGACAGTATCAACAGAACCCATCAGTGTGGCACAATACAGCTGGATTTTCAGCTACCCATTAGATTTAATTTgcagtataaaaataaagattttGGCGTTCTTGAGGATGATAATGAGAAGAAGGAGCACGCGGACCTGGAAAATGGCTCTACGGGAGGGGGAGAAACCAAAAAAGATTATGGTTATGATGGCGGTAATGACAATGATGATGGTAACCATGACCGTGCGGCTAACCTTGAGTGTGGTAATTACAGTGGAGGGGTGCAATCTGCATCAGATGACTTATTGAAGAAGGGATTTGATAGACCAGTAATTATACATAGAGCAATTCTAGGATCAGTGGAAAGATTTGTAGCAATTTTGATTGAACATACAGCCGGTAAGCTGCCCTTTTGGTTGTCTCCAAGACAAGCCATAGTTTTACCAGTAAGCgataaatttaataagtatgcttattatgtatatgaaaCTTTGAATAACAACTTTTTTGATGTAGATGTAGATGCGTCAATgaatacattaaataaaaaaattagagagGCTCAGTTGAAGCagtttaattttatacttGTCGTTGGAGAAAAGGAATTGACAACAAACACGGTCACTGTACGAGATAGGGATGACCCAAATAATCAACAGGTTTATTCAGTTAATGATATTGTAaacaaatttaaagaaatgcTTGAAGTTAATTCGTGCAAATTCAACCAAATTATTCCCTTTCAGTGA
- the ATG7 gene encoding autophagy-related protein 7, putative, which translates to MDTSNHPNARSLREFDIHNPAEIEGVQILKHCYNEFKIDISFFIKLHEKKTNVYKLKSDYVNLISSTYVNKTKTMHKYNRTQENATITELEYPHIYVSTVEVNKKSFTGDEKYIEKEEEKIERGIGEVVKEAGEGVKEAGEGSEETMEEVKENYIAQMHRSRREIKINRYNKKYLGVLLNFNTLEEFLNAKRNEHINYALNDIRSYLKEHNCVERSKEGRKEESIYDDSFWEYKAGELNFFEKINKYLILSYLDLKTFICYYSIANPIIKPDEDYKLITPFERIFFYIDSRTLYLNNDKRGFNITDLLYLSYNIDTYFDNFKMFIKSNIFLLLKFDSNNNTIRKFNYTQYYSTCLYNMCLYTNGRAVRSKREKEFYQINNFKKLFEYLSSINWGKGNRGHMNEWKKEEWKKRKEEGEEKREDNCVSELCQNLDMVILPITCLSELKEDIKNSKDRVLKNIKKDIFDLYICVIDPNYTHNSLGWDFRNFLYFFSKKYELYNFEIDLLAFRDLSLLSDECVCKFNMEKELLWIYPIHNIRGVNTNNRDYTSPYVSNICKVNYTNINKNNSNGCINEYSTMKKEECKDRESIHTNNSIFVCMNMDDIDKSLIGKTTGNTSSFNDNTNVCNGITCNTATAIDSNATKAFEIINEKKPLVKYFLNSSIFKIKFPNKHSFEEGPKKLNFSRDEKCTYGDTDIRSINLMTNCSFECTAKLDLSVNTKLENREKSKDKNTSSCSILISSNSNKHIMRNNSKYEIISGWKTYEKVIHGTKKQSIIYVINLNDFLNKNTIQRISVELNIKLIKWKILKDLKFEKIKKLKILIIGLGTLGCMVARNCVSWGIQNFTFIDNARVSYSNVSRQYLYTIADAERYGNLGEYKCIAAKNNLLKISPDINITAKVMDIPMPGHLNYLKDKNIENKMKELDELIENHDVVFLLTDSKESRYFPCLLIAEKQYNCLKEIRKIVTHDTPKQVVHSDTTSDTNTHIAYTDHVTYTYHTNVYKKSGLSNEGNFDRNTFYNNILTNVKKLPKMPPLGITVAIGFDSFLVLRHSFLYFKAACYFCNDMHSPSDSLTYRTLDEKCTVTRSGISTISSAMSTELLISLTQHPLYFFAPHSDQDQYIYNYDSNNKSVNNDETKKTNLSNSFISCLGATPHILTFNLANFSIKKLFSHAFEKCLCCSENVISLYQEDKMDFIKNVISDSLVLERVTNIGQLKVQENDVILLD; encoded by the exons ATGGATACCTCCAACCACCCAAATGCACGTAGTTTGAGGGAGTTTGACATACATAACCCAGCAGAAATAGAAGGGGtccaaattttaaaacactGCTACAACGAATTTAAAATAGacatatcattttttataaaattgcaTGAAAAGAAAACGAATGTTTATAAGTTAAAGAGTGATTACGTTAATTTGATTTCaagtacatatgtaaataaaacaaaaacaatgCATAAGTATAATAGAACTCAGGAAAATGCAACTATAACGGAATTGGAATACCCTCATATTTATGTGAGTACAGTAGAGGTTAACAAAAAGTCATTTACTGGCGATGAGAAATACATAgaaaaagaggaagaaaaaatagaaagagGAATAGGGGAAGTAGTAAAAGAAGCGGGGGAAGGAGTGAAAGAAGCAGGGGAAGGATCTGAAGAAACCATGGAGGAAGTGAAAGAAAACTATATTGCACAAATGCATAGGAGTCGAAGagagataaaaataaacagatataacaaaaaatatttgggAGTTTTGTTAAACTTCAATACGTTagaagaatttttaaatgctAAAAGGAATGAGCATATTAACTATGCCTTGAATGATATAAGGTCATATTTAAAAGAGCATAATTGTGTCGAAAGAAGTAAGGAAGGCAGAAAGGAGGAGAGTATATATGATGACTCTTTTTGGGAATATAAAGCAGgtgaattaaatttttttgaaaaaataaacaaatactTGATATTGAGTTACTTGGACTTAAAAACGTTCATATGTTACTATAGTATAGCAAATCCTATTATAAAACCTGATGAAGATTATAAGTTAATAACACCATTtgaaagaatatttttttacatagaTTCAAGAACattgtatttaaataatgataagAGAGGGTTTAACATTACAGATTTGCTTTATTTGTCCTATAATATTGATACatattttgataattttaaaatgttcataaaatctaatatatttcttttactCAAATTtgacagtaataataatactattcGTAAATTTAACTATACACAATATTATAGCACATGTTTATACAACATGTGCTTGTACACTAACGGTAGAGCCGTTCGCAGTAAAAGAGAGAAAGAATTTTACCAAATAAATAACTTTAAAAAGTTGTTTGAATATTTGTCTAGCATCAATTGGGGGAAAGGAAATAGGGGCCACATGAATGAATGGAAGAAAGAGGAATGGAAAAAACGGAAGGAGGAAGGGGAGGAGAAACGGGAGGATAACTGCGTTAGTGAACTGTGTCAAAACCTCGATATGGTAATCCTCCCCATAACCTGCTTAAGCGAGTTGAAAGAAGACATCAAAAATTCAAAAGATAgagtattaaaaaatattaaaaaggatatttttgatttatacatatgtgtgaTTGACCCCAATTACACACATAATTCTTTGGGTTGGGACTTTAGAaacttcttatattttttttcaaaaaaatacgaattatataatttcgaAATAGATTTATTAGCTTTTAGAGACCTTTCTTTATTATCTGACGAATGTGTGTGTAAATTTAATAtggaaaaagaattattatggATATATcctatacataatataaggGGGGTAAATACAAATAACAGAGATTATACATCTCCCTACGTGTCAAACATTTGCAAAGTGAATTATaccaatataaataaaaacaattcaAATGGATGCATAAATGAATACTCTAcgatgaaaaaagaagagtgTAAAGATAGAGAATCCATACACACAAATAACAGTATTTTTGTTTGTATGAACATGGACGATATTGATAAGTCCCTTATTGGTAAAACTACTGGAAATACTTCTTCATTTAATGATAATACGAATGTGTGTAATGGGATTACATGTAATACTGCTACTGCAATAGATTCAAACGCAACTAAGGCATTcgaaattataaatgaaaagaaacCACTggttaaatatttcttaaattcgtctatatttaaaattaagttTCCAAACAAGCACAGTTTTGAAGAGGGACCAAAGAAACTTAATTTCAGCAGAGATGAAAAATGTACCTATGGAGATACCGACATTAGAAGTATAAACCTAATGACAAATTGTTCCTTTGAATGTACTGCAAAATTAGATTTATCAGTTAATACAAAATTGGAAAACAGGGAAAAGAGTAAGGATAAAAACACATCATCTTGCTCCATTTTGATTTCATCCAACTCGAATAAGCATATTATGAGGAACAATTCGAAGTATGAAATAATATCAGGCTGGAAAACTTATGAAAAAGTAATACatggaacaaaaaaacaaagcataatttatgttataaatttgaacgatttcttaaataaaaatacaattcaAAGAATATCTGtagaattaaatataaaattgataaaatggaaaattttaaaagatttaaaatttgaaaaaattaaaaaattgaaaatattaattataggACTAGGTACATTAGGTTGCATGGTTGCTAGAAACTGTGTATCTTGGGGAATACagaattttacatttattgaCAATGCACGTGTCTCTTATTCTAATGTAAGTAGACAGTACTTATATACCATTGCAGATGCAGAACGGTATGGCAATTTGGGTGAGTATAAATGTATTGCtgctaaaaataatttattaaaaatttcacCTGACATAAATATTACTGCTAAGGTTATGGATATTCCTATGCCGGggcatttaaattatttaaaggataaaaatatagagaataaaatgaaagaattaGACGAGTTAATTGAAAATCATGACGtggtttttttattaacggATTCAAAAGAATCGAGATATTTTCCATGTCTCTTAATAGCAGAAAAGCAATACAACTGTTTGaaagaaataagaaaaattgtaACACATGATACCCCCAAACAAGTAGTCCATTCGGATACTACTTCCGATACTAATACTCATATTGCATATACAGACCATGTTACCTATACATATcatacaaatgtatataaaaagagtGGTTTATCAAACGAAGGCAATTTTGATAGGAacacattttataataatattcttaccaatgtaaaaaaattaccgAAAATGCCTCCCCTAGGTATAACAGTAGCTATTGGATTTGATTCCTTTCTTGTTCTAAgacattcatttttatattttaaagctGCTTGTTATTTCTGCAATGATATGCATTCTCCATCCGATTCGTTAACTTACAGAACGTTGGATGAAAAATGTACCGTCACTAGGAGCGGAATAAGCACTATTAGTAGTGCCATGTCTAcagaattattaatatccTTAACTCAACATCCTCTCTATTTTTTTGCCCCACACTCAGACCAAGAtcagtatatttataactatGACAGTAACAACAAATCTGTAAATAATGATGAAACTAAAAAAACGAACCTTTCAAATTCATTCATTTCCTGTTTGGGTGCCACTCCTCATATACTTACATTCAATTTAGCAAATTTTTCGATCAAAAAGCTGTTTAGCCATGCATTTGAAAAATGCCTGTGCTGTTCGGAGAACGTTATTTCACTTTATCAAGAAGACAAAATGGACTTCATCAAAAAT gttATTAGTGATAGTCTAGTACTAGAAAGAGTTACAAATATAGGTCAATTAAAAGTACAGGAAAATGATGTAATTCTCCTGGACTAA
- the PmUG01_09035500 gene encoding 40S ribosomal protein S18, putative codes for MSLQIIDNNDFQHILRILNTNVDGKEKVTIALTAIKGIGKRMASVICRQANVNPTKRAGELTAEEINNIVHIMNAPSQFKIPDWFLNRRKDVKDGKNLHVIANQLDSYLREDLERMKKIRLHRGLRHHWGLRVRGQHTKTTGRRGRTVGVSKKKGA; via the exons ATGTCTTTACAAATAATCGATAACAACGATTTTCAGcatattttaagaattttgAATACGAATGTTGATggtaaagaaaaagtaaCCATTGCCTTAACTGCTATTAAAGGTATTGGAAAGAGAATGGCTAGCGTAATATGCAGGCAGGCAAATGTTAACCCAACAAAAAGAGCAGGGGAATTAACAGCAGAAGAAATTAACAAC ATTGTTCACATTATGAATGCCCCCTCTCAATTCAAAATTCCAGACTGGTTTTTGAATAGAAGGAAAGATGTAAAAGACGGAAAGAATTTACATGTTATAGCAAATCAGCTAGATTCCTATTTACGTGAAGATTTagaaagaatgaaaaaaattagattACACAGAGGTTTACGTCACCACTGGGGATTAAGAGTGCGCGGTCAGCACACCAAAACAACGGGAAGAAGGGGAAGAACTGTTGGTGTATCCAAAAAGAAAGGAGCGTAA
- the PmUG01_09035600 gene encoding large ribosomal subunit processing factor, putative, translated as MINNFISPQTNDPIKKLQNLLNNCLHSIIDVLSNLSYKGELKELQIVSSESSEYAHFVNLLKEWEKERKGTIEGGTQELNSVFNDKVKEDMNAKMNEDTNDKMKDEVNEGNKSDGKKEHPLYEDKENEKSYFIKSNFEVSLEEEILDRAERMNLILKIIDACIDELPDSLMIEEEKCREMKMLQKKKDDSKEELKNLYNEYNYIYNYVTSNLRDFIINMEQ; from the exons ATgattaataatttcatatcTCCTCAAACAAACGATCCCATTAAAAAACTCCAAAATTTGCTGAACAATTGCTTACATTCAATaata gATGTTCTTAGTAATTTATCGTACAAAGGTGAACTGAAGGAATTACAAATTGTGTCCAGTGAGTCTAGCGAATATGCCCATTTTGTGAATTTGCTAAAAGAATgggaaaaagaaaggaaGGGAACTATCGAGGGAGGAACACAGGAATTAAATAGCGTATTTAATGACAAAGTGAAGGAGGATATGAATGCCAAAATGAACGAGGACACGAATGACAAAATGAAGGACGAAGTAAATGAAGGGAATAAATCAGATGGCAAAAAGGAACACCCTCTCTATGAAGacaaagaaaatgaaaaaagctATTTTATCAAATCAAATTTCGAAGTATCGTTAGAGGAGGAGATTTTAGATAGGGCGGAAAGaatgaatttaattttaaaaataatagatgCCTGCATTGATGAACTACCCGACTCATTAATGATAGaa gaagaaaaatgtAGGGAAATGAAGATgctgcaaaaaaaaaaagacgaCTCAAaggaagaattaaaaaacttgtataatgaatataactatatttataattacgTTACCAGTAACTTAAGAGACTTTATCATTAATATGGAACAATAA